Proteins co-encoded in one Bremerella sp. TYQ1 genomic window:
- a CDS encoding prenyltransferase/squalene oxidase repeat-containing protein, with product MATAADSPISSDAQKKLDAIVSKGLSYLEKNGQADDGSFTAQAGPGLTALAVTGALRNGKSVDDPVVAKGLKALEGFVKPDGGIYGNGRLRNYETCVGMLCFEAANADGRYNDTLKKAREFVTGLQYAEGKVAKDDVWFGGVGYGGPSRPDLSNTAYLVESLIETGSEADDEAIQRALVFVSRCQNLESKYNTTEVAGKVNDGGFFYEIPREKVDPSTSPERYTENGGVRSYGSMTYAGLKSMIYAGLTKDDPRVKAATQWVSDNYSVEQNPGMGSAGLYYYYHTFAAGLGTAGLNEVTDAEGNTHNWREDLINELAERQNEDGSWANENGRWFENDKNLATAFALMALSYCDADSSKPAANAAE from the coding sequence ATGGCCACAGCGGCCGACAGCCCAATTTCGAGCGACGCTCAAAAGAAGCTCGATGCGATTGTTTCGAAAGGTTTGTCCTACCTCGAAAAGAATGGCCAGGCCGACGACGGCAGCTTCACCGCTCAAGCAGGACCAGGCCTGACTGCTTTGGCCGTGACGGGAGCTCTTCGCAACGGCAAGTCGGTCGACGATCCGGTGGTCGCCAAGGGTTTGAAAGCGCTTGAAGGCTTCGTGAAACCAGACGGCGGGATCTATGGCAACGGTCGTTTACGAAACTACGAAACATGTGTTGGCATGCTTTGCTTTGAAGCGGCCAACGCCGACGGGCGATATAACGACACGCTCAAGAAGGCTCGCGAATTCGTCACCGGGCTGCAGTACGCGGAAGGAAAAGTCGCCAAGGATGACGTCTGGTTTGGTGGCGTTGGGTATGGCGGTCCTAGCCGTCCCGATCTTTCCAACACGGCCTACCTCGTTGAATCGCTCATCGAAACCGGCAGCGAAGCAGATGACGAAGCGATTCAGCGTGCCCTCGTGTTCGTGTCGCGTTGCCAGAACCTGGAAAGCAAGTACAACACGACCGAAGTCGCCGGCAAAGTTAACGATGGTGGTTTCTTCTACGAGATTCCTCGTGAGAAAGTCGATCCTTCGACTTCGCCGGAACGGTATACGGAAAACGGCGGCGTCCGTAGCTACGGCTCAATGACTTATGCCGGCTTGAAGAGCATGATCTATGCTGGTCTGACGAAGGACGATCCACGCGTGAAAGCCGCAACACAGTGGGTTTCCGATAACTACAGCGTCGAACAAAACCCAGGTATGGGCAGCGCCGGCTTGTACTACTATTACCACACGTTCGCCGCCGGTCTTGGGACCGCAGGTCTTAATGAAGTGACCGACGCCGAAGGCAACACACACAACTGGCGAGAAGATCTTATCAACGAACTGGCCGAACGCCAGAACGAAGATGGATCGTGGGCCAACGAAAATGGTCGCTGGTTCGAGAACGATAAAAACCTCGCAACGGCATTCGCCCTGATGGCATTGTCCTACTGCGATGCTGATTCTTCTAAACCTGCCGCTAATGCTGCAGAGTAA
- a CDS encoding VWA domain-containing protein, protein MTDLQFSVERPIFLFLLALIPALWWVSWNGLAIGNRWRWFLSNGLRSVLVLLVVLALSEVELVRTNDRLTVIYLVDRSLSIPADRLENVIDYVRTTANTYRDSVPDDRVGVISFGGDAAIEIPPWSGDLFLRSQLEATIDPQQTNLEAALKLAQAAFPVDAAKRVVIVTDGKQTLGDALPIARSLSQAGIGIDVVPITDVARTEITVEKITSPATMREKAPFQVQVVLNNRPGVHWDQNAAQEPVPGRIRVLRKGAGRDQVVVEQSIELEPGTRVFSFQDELPDGGFYTYEAEFTPDREGVDGFTQNNRATSFTHIESSGQVLLVVDSTRPDEFDDFAEMLRRNNLKVTVQPSDQLFTKLSDLQPYDVVVLANVARSSGDTNGLTAFSDAQMQMLADNTRNLGAGLVMLGGPDSFGAGGWHNTPVEEAMPLEFQIKDAKVVPVGALMLVMDKSGSMSGEKIHWCKTAAREALRALGPRDYIGVTTFDASATQTVPLQAAKNRQFVMQMISRLGAGGGTNMFPAMEDGFRQLQANEAAVKHMIVLTDGQTPNADFANLTRQMQQVGITVTSVAVGQDADVRLLNQIASIGRGKFYQVTSPKAIPRIFMQEVRRVARPLVFENPNGMIPQVTANHEILKGIPTSLPPFSGYVMTTPKDSPLVDVLLTAPEPSGQTNALLAAWQYGIGRSVCWTSDAGQRWTTNWTGWEGNEKLLMQMIRWSMRSTSESDNFLIASEVKGQKVKLILNALDDDGNFVNFASPQLNGVGPRSDRISEAFVQVAPGRYEAEFDAEHAGAHFLAVSPEAGQAPLRIGVNVQNAQEFRDRSDNLPMLRRLAELTPPGGQPGEVFNLDMTDEQLANLETTPFRHDLPKASSQRPIWYLVLVTTACLFVMDIANRRILWSFAWIGPIWAKMLDRPAEEAPVAESLNRLKAKKEKLNQDWLDTFAQEESTTDPSPPKTIEVPQQQTAASAEATQPSLETDSQQGYLDRLLHAKRQTRRQDEEQ, encoded by the coding sequence ATGACCGATCTTCAGTTTTCAGTCGAACGCCCAATCTTCCTGTTTTTGCTGGCGTTGATTCCGGCTTTGTGGTGGGTTTCATGGAACGGGCTCGCAATCGGCAATCGCTGGCGTTGGTTTCTTTCCAACGGATTGCGAAGCGTTCTCGTCTTATTGGTGGTGCTCGCCCTGTCCGAAGTAGAACTGGTTCGGACGAACGATCGTTTAACGGTGATCTATCTGGTCGATCGCTCGCTGAGTATTCCCGCGGACCGTCTCGAGAATGTGATTGACTACGTGCGAACGACCGCGAACACCTATCGCGATTCGGTTCCAGACGATCGCGTAGGGGTGATCAGTTTTGGAGGCGACGCCGCGATCGAAATCCCCCCTTGGTCAGGCGACTTGTTCCTGCGGTCGCAATTGGAAGCGACCATTGATCCGCAGCAAACCAATCTCGAAGCCGCATTGAAACTGGCCCAAGCTGCGTTTCCCGTCGATGCGGCCAAACGTGTTGTGATTGTCACCGATGGCAAGCAGACGTTAGGGGATGCGTTGCCAATTGCTCGATCGCTAAGCCAGGCAGGTATCGGCATTGATGTTGTTCCGATTACCGATGTCGCTCGCACGGAGATCACCGTCGAAAAGATTACCTCGCCGGCGACGATGCGCGAGAAGGCTCCGTTTCAAGTGCAAGTGGTGCTGAACAATCGACCTGGGGTCCATTGGGATCAAAACGCAGCTCAGGAACCAGTGCCGGGGCGAATTCGAGTGCTTCGCAAAGGAGCCGGACGCGATCAAGTTGTTGTCGAGCAATCGATTGAACTTGAGCCAGGGACGCGCGTGTTCAGCTTTCAAGATGAGCTGCCGGACGGAGGTTTCTATACCTACGAAGCTGAGTTTACGCCCGATCGTGAAGGAGTGGATGGGTTCACGCAAAACAATCGTGCAACGTCGTTCACGCATATAGAGTCGTCCGGCCAAGTCCTGCTTGTCGTCGACTCGACACGCCCTGACGAGTTCGATGACTTCGCCGAGATGCTTCGTCGTAACAACTTGAAGGTAACTGTTCAGCCAAGCGATCAGCTATTCACAAAGCTGTCCGACTTGCAGCCCTACGATGTCGTTGTGTTGGCAAACGTTGCCCGCAGCAGCGGCGACACCAACGGGCTGACGGCGTTTAGCGATGCCCAGATGCAAATGCTCGCAGACAATACCCGGAACTTAGGGGCAGGCCTGGTCATGCTCGGCGGGCCTGATAGCTTCGGAGCCGGCGGTTGGCATAACACGCCCGTCGAAGAAGCGATGCCGCTTGAGTTTCAAATCAAAGATGCCAAAGTCGTTCCTGTCGGCGCATTGATGTTGGTGATGGACAAGTCAGGCTCGATGTCTGGCGAAAAAATTCATTGGTGCAAGACGGCCGCCCGAGAAGCTCTTCGCGCACTGGGCCCACGCGACTACATCGGCGTGACGACGTTCGATGCCTCGGCGACGCAAACAGTTCCGCTTCAAGCAGCCAAGAATCGGCAGTTTGTGATGCAGATGATTTCTCGGCTTGGTGCTGGGGGTGGAACGAACATGTTCCCCGCGATGGAAGACGGCTTCCGCCAGTTGCAAGCAAATGAAGCGGCCGTGAAACATATGATCGTGTTGACCGACGGCCAAACGCCGAATGCGGACTTCGCGAATCTGACCAGACAAATGCAACAGGTCGGTATCACCGTTACTTCGGTCGCGGTCGGGCAAGATGCCGATGTGCGGTTGCTGAATCAGATCGCTTCAATCGGACGCGGCAAGTTCTATCAGGTCACTTCTCCCAAAGCGATTCCGCGAATCTTCATGCAGGAAGTTCGCCGAGTTGCGCGTCCGTTGGTGTTCGAGAATCCCAACGGCATGATTCCCCAAGTCACAGCCAACCACGAGATTTTAAAAGGGATACCGACGTCGCTCCCTCCCTTTTCTGGTTACGTGATGACTACGCCGAAAGACAGTCCATTGGTCGACGTGCTGCTGACGGCTCCTGAACCATCGGGGCAAACCAACGCACTGCTTGCCGCATGGCAGTATGGCATTGGGCGAAGCGTTTGCTGGACGAGCGATGCAGGACAACGCTGGACAACCAACTGGACCGGCTGGGAAGGCAACGAAAAACTATTGATGCAGATGATTCGTTGGAGCATGCGAAGCACCAGCGAGTCGGACAACTTTCTGATTGCCTCGGAGGTGAAGGGGCAAAAAGTAAAACTGATTTTGAATGCCCTGGACGATGACGGGAACTTCGTCAACTTCGCTTCGCCGCAACTCAATGGCGTCGGCCCTCGTTCCGACCGAATCAGCGAAGCGTTCGTGCAAGTCGCTCCTGGTCGATACGAAGCGGAGTTTGATGCGGAACATGCCGGCGCACACTTCTTAGCCGTTTCTCCCGAAGCGGGACAAGCTCCGCTAAGAATCGGTGTGAACGTGCAGAATGCTCAAGAGTTTCGCGATCGCTCCGACAACTTGCCTATGCTGCGGCGATTGGCCGAACTGACTCCCCCCGGCGGACAACCTGGCGAGGTATTCAATCTCGACATGACCGACGAACAACTCGCTAACTTGGAAACGACCCCTTTCCGTCACGACTTGCCGAAAGCCAGCAGCCAACGACCGATTTGGTACCTGGTGCTGGTTACCACCGCGTGCTTATTTGTCATGGACATTGCCAATCGTCGAATTTTGTGGAGCTTCGCCTGGATCGGGCCAATCTGGGCGAAGATGCTCGATCGTCCCGCTGAAGAAGCCCCTGTGGCTGAGTCGCTTAATCGCTTGAAGGCTAAAAAGGAGAAGCTCAACCAGGATTGGCTCGACACGTTTGCTCAGGAGGAATCGACCACGGATCCTTCCCCACCTAAGACGATCGAAGTACCACAGCAGCAAACTGCTGCATCGGCCGAAGCGACTCAGCCGAGCCTCGAAACGGACTCGCAACAAGGCTATCTCGACCGCTTACTACACGCCAAACGGCAAACACGACGGCAAGACGAAGAGCAGTAA
- a CDS encoding ion transporter yields MNSQAPEADQRGTFLKTVIDGLDRVVIPLVWYSVIMLAVECQFYPNDDSHDTPIYFLWSERIVALIFTMEYIVRLIRNSGRGFYPFTALGVIDLIAIVPFWTGFIFTTDAFLHAIRTLRVLRMLKFFRYSRGLQLMALGFYRSYWNLRPLMLATLIMILFTTFALFEVEGMHQEEFRSLFTVVWFLEVTGTTVGYGDLSPESVPGKIIVMFYMIGGLAIFMACFSAITTSFDQVFREANDPDFDPLDQFDKVRQEKEQLEEHFKDTGTSDAEDEAAEEEDETEDPSEQTKQLGV; encoded by the coding sequence ATGAATTCCCAAGCACCGGAGGCAGATCAGCGGGGCACATTTCTGAAAACCGTCATCGACGGACTCGACCGTGTGGTCATTCCACTGGTCTGGTACAGCGTGATCATGCTGGCCGTGGAATGCCAGTTCTATCCCAACGATGACAGCCACGACACACCGATCTATTTCCTATGGTCCGAACGGATCGTCGCGCTGATATTTACGATGGAATATATCGTCCGCCTGATACGAAACTCAGGTCGCGGGTTTTATCCTTTCACCGCATTGGGCGTCATCGACTTAATCGCCATTGTCCCATTCTGGACCGGTTTTATTTTTACGACCGACGCTTTTCTGCACGCGATTCGTACGCTACGCGTGCTACGGATGCTGAAGTTCTTTCGCTACTCGCGCGGGCTGCAGTTGATGGCATTGGGGTTCTATCGTTCCTACTGGAACTTGCGACCGTTGATGCTGGCGACGCTGATCATGATTCTGTTTACCACGTTCGCATTGTTTGAAGTGGAAGGAATGCATCAGGAAGAGTTTCGCAGTTTGTTCACTGTCGTCTGGTTTCTGGAGGTAACGGGAACAACGGTCGGTTACGGCGATTTGTCTCCGGAATCGGTGCCCGGCAAGATCATCGTCATGTTCTATATGATTGGCGGTCTAGCGATTTTTATGGCTTGCTTCAGTGCCATCACGACCAGCTTCGATCAAGTCTTCCGTGAAGCGAACGACCCCGACTTTGATCCGCTCGATCAGTTCGATAAAGTGCGGCAAGAGAAAGAACAACTGGAAGAGCATTTCAAAGATACCGGAACGAGCGACGCCGAAGATGAGGCCGCCGAAGAAGAGGACGAGACGGAAGATCCCAGCGAACAGACCAAGCAACTTGGCGTTTGA
- a CDS encoding VOC family protein, whose product MEPRVSLITLGVADLERSLKFYRDGLGLPTTWTGDRGVVFFQTTGTCLALYPLDKLAEDVGEDWIGEKPARFTGIALAHNVRQKDEVDQILQQAEAAGAKIEKPGQDTFWGGYSGYFSDLDGYLWEVAYGAFEFNEDGSLQIP is encoded by the coding sequence ATGGAACCGCGCGTCAGTTTAATCACTTTGGGCGTTGCCGATTTGGAACGCTCGTTAAAGTTCTATCGCGATGGTCTCGGCTTGCCGACAACATGGACCGGCGATCGTGGTGTTGTCTTCTTTCAAACGACCGGAACATGCTTGGCGTTGTATCCGCTGGACAAGTTGGCCGAAGATGTCGGCGAGGATTGGATCGGCGAAAAGCCCGCCAGGTTTACCGGGATAGCATTGGCTCATAACGTCCGTCAAAAGGACGAAGTCGATCAGATTCTACAGCAAGCCGAAGCAGCAGGTGCCAAAATAGAAAAGCCGGGGCAGGACACCTTTTGGGGTGGCTACTCCGGCTATTTCTCTGATCTTGACGGTTATCTGTGGGAAGTGGCTTACGGTGCCTTCGAGTTCAACGAAGATGGCAGCCTGCAAATTCCCTAG
- a CDS encoding carboxypeptidase regulatory-like domain-containing protein: protein MAYRLALLVGLTTMLGCFSGKPDLDFADVHGTVTLQGEPLRDATVRFQPANGRPSYGKTNEAGEFKLNFMGREWGALVGNHTVAITTEDRIENPETGETRWQPEILPPKYNKQSELTANVEPGDNEFNFSLDEMKKGAKRP, encoded by the coding sequence ATGGCATATCGATTGGCGTTGCTGGTGGGCTTAACCACCATGCTGGGTTGTTTCAGCGGAAAGCCAGACCTCGACTTTGCCGACGTTCATGGCACCGTCACGCTGCAAGGGGAACCGCTGCGTGACGCGACGGTTCGCTTTCAACCAGCCAACGGACGGCCTTCGTACGGTAAAACCAATGAGGCTGGAGAGTTCAAGTTGAATTTCATGGGACGCGAATGGGGAGCTTTGGTCGGCAATCATACGGTTGCCATCACGACCGAAGACCGTATTGAAAATCCCGAGACCGGCGAGACTCGCTGGCAACCAGAGATCTTGCCGCCGAAGTACAACAAGCAGTCAGAACTGACCGCCAACGTTGAACCTGGCGACAACGAATTCAACTTTTCGCTCGACGAAATGAAAAAGGGAGCCAAGCGTCCCTAG
- a CDS encoding DUF1559 domain-containing protein gives MALKRNASGFTLVELLVVIAIIGVLIALLLPAVQQAREAARRMSCSNNQKQLGIALHNYHDTHGSFPPMIVREATPTDASWAWSALILPMLEQSNIYDQLRVGKQTLADAANTTAGEDILGLPLEAYTCPSDARSSDTSPRAVSGVNLGLSSYPGVNGHGPRAYYYDEGPTPSASGIFSHRVDGYGFRDITDGSSNTMVVGERAFHPNYNERNSPTQWAGTSDGNQDNSGYYGSLEVAGCTGYPLNEPQITNWQYQHWFSSLHPGGAMFAFGDGSVHFISETIDQNTYQNLSNRADGVTLGEY, from the coding sequence ATGGCTCTGAAACGAAATGCATCGGGGTTTACCCTGGTGGAATTGTTGGTGGTGATTGCCATCATCGGTGTCTTGATCGCTTTATTGTTGCCGGCAGTGCAGCAAGCTCGAGAAGCGGCCCGACGCATGTCTTGCTCGAACAATCAGAAACAATTGGGCATTGCCCTCCACAACTACCATGACACCCATGGCAGTTTCCCGCCGATGATCGTTCGCGAAGCGACCCCGACCGATGCGTCGTGGGCGTGGAGTGCGTTGATCTTGCCCATGCTGGAACAGTCGAACATCTACGATCAGCTACGCGTCGGCAAGCAAACGTTGGCCGATGCCGCCAACACGACTGCAGGTGAAGACATCTTGGGCCTGCCGCTGGAAGCTTACACTTGCCCTTCCGATGCACGCTCGAGCGATACGTCGCCGCGAGCCGTCTCAGGCGTGAATCTTGGCTTATCCAGCTATCCTGGCGTCAACGGACATGGTCCACGCGCCTATTACTACGACGAAGGCCCAACGCCGTCTGCGTCGGGTATTTTCTCGCACCGCGTTGATGGTTACGGATTCCGTGACATCACCGATGGTTCGTCCAACACGATGGTTGTCGGCGAACGTGCTTTCCACCCGAACTACAACGAACGAAATTCCCCGACTCAGTGGGCAGGGACTTCCGACGGCAACCAAGACAACAGTGGCTATTACGGTTCGCTGGAAGTCGCTGGGTGCACAGGCTACCCGCTCAACGAGCCGCAGATCACCAACTGGCAGTATCAACACTGGTTCAGCAGTCTTCATCCAGGCGGAGCGATGTTCGCGTTTGGTGACGGCAGCGTTCATTTCATCAGTGAAACGATTGACCAGAACACGTACCAGAATCTCTCGAATCGCGCTGATGGTGTGACGCTCGGCGAATATTAA
- a CDS encoding DUF1559 domain-containing protein, translating into MHKRRIRSGFTLVELLVVIAIIGVLIALLLPAVQQAREAARRSECSNNLKQIGLAAHMFHDTYTKMPPLVNCQQGYSVWVHLMPFAEQNAQYELLHSVNTDNWKDTIFENFTQQEKEGISSISYMTCPSRRSGVQMKGDGGQQGPWSDYSAVGYDSSNPVFNFYYNPNDSSHVNETMSMLRVGIPVNGGDNNPCGDARPRDSFSRVTDGLSNTLMFGEKGIGKDQLGVCCGETGADGSFLYTSDSWREFAVASSIRLRLGRGPNDNARPDSGQGHGSWHPGITQFVLGDGSVRPISTNISQSTLENLGNAMDGNVIGEF; encoded by the coding sequence ATGCATAAAAGACGGATTCGATCTGGTTTTACCTTGGTCGAGCTCTTAGTCGTGATCGCCATCATTGGCGTCTTGATTGCCCTGTTGTTACCAGCGGTTCAGCAAGCTCGCGAGGCGGCTCGGCGTAGTGAGTGCTCGAACAACTTGAAGCAGATCGGCCTTGCCGCGCACATGTTCCACGACACCTACACGAAGATGCCGCCGCTGGTGAACTGCCAGCAAGGATACAGCGTGTGGGTTCACCTGATGCCGTTCGCCGAACAGAACGCCCAGTACGAACTGTTGCACTCGGTGAATACCGATAACTGGAAGGACACGATCTTCGAGAACTTCACGCAACAAGAGAAGGAAGGGATCAGTTCGATCTCGTATATGACTTGCCCTTCGCGTCGCAGTGGCGTGCAGATGAAAGGGGATGGCGGTCAGCAAGGGCCTTGGAGCGACTATAGCGCCGTCGGCTACGACTCATCGAACCCTGTCTTCAACTTCTATTACAACCCCAACGACAGCTCGCACGTTAACGAAACGATGAGCATGCTTCGCGTCGGTATTCCCGTCAACGGTGGCGACAATAACCCATGTGGCGATGCTCGTCCGCGCGATTCGTTCTCGCGTGTCACCGACGGCCTGAGCAACACGCTGATGTTCGGCGAAAAGGGTATCGGCAAAGATCAACTGGGTGTTTGCTGTGGCGAAACCGGGGCCGACGGTTCATTTCTGTATACCTCCGACAGCTGGCGTGAGTTTGCCGTGGCAAGTTCGATTCGTCTTCGCTTGGGACGCGGACCGAACGACAACGCACGACCAGACAGTGGACAGGGGCACGGCAGTTGGCACCCTGGCATCACCCAGTTTGTGCTTGGCGATGGTTCGGTGCGACCGATCTCGACGAACATCTCGCAAAGCACGCTCGAGAACCTGGGCAACGCGATGGATGGCAATGTCATTGGCGAATTTTAA
- a CDS encoding carboxypeptidase-like regulatory domain-containing protein: MRYVQNVAFVTFLLLGSTALYGCNNSGLPKTEKVSGQVTYKGDPVENATVIFSRGSKNIAQGEIALGKTDADGKFVLTTHLSGQADVEGAIAGDYEVTVSKKIPPPGMTQAEYDKKMDAINKASEQGSVQPPGMELPPLVEMLPRKYSAAAATELKAEVKPNDANEFVFDLK; the protein is encoded by the coding sequence ATGCGCTACGTCCAGAATGTCGCTTTCGTGACGTTTTTATTACTTGGATCGACGGCTTTATACGGTTGCAATAATTCGGGCTTGCCGAAGACGGAAAAAGTCTCGGGCCAAGTCACCTACAAGGGAGATCCCGTTGAAAACGCAACGGTGATCTTCAGCCGTGGATCGAAGAACATTGCCCAGGGAGAGATCGCCCTGGGTAAGACCGACGCCGATGGCAAGTTTGTTTTGACCACCCATCTCAGCGGCCAGGCCGATGTGGAAGGGGCCATTGCCGGAGACTACGAAGTTACGGTCTCGAAGAAGATTCCGCCTCCTGGCATGACGCAAGCGGAATACGACAAGAAGATGGATGCCATCAACAAAGCTTCTGAACAAGGATCGGTTCAACCGCCAGGTATGGAGCTTCCACCGTTAGTCGAAATGTTGCCACGCAAATATTCTGCGGCAGCAGCCACGGAACTGAAAGCAGAAGTGAAGCCGAACGATGCAAATGAGTTTGTCTTCGACTTGAAGTAA
- a CDS encoding DUF1559 domain-containing protein — protein MRTKDFPRNRGGFTLVELLVVIAIIGVLIALLLPAVQQAREAARRMDCSNRLKQMGLAIHNHHDTFLHFPALRNNNGGTRSTNPRGNEGRNSGLMFILPFIEQPAVYEIMSKPGTFNSTDVLEFGPIRERAWYPPYVAKFDAFVCPSNPSTPANIWGNSFGARSYAVSLGDSINNNHNLENPRGIFGRVDAGKKSQIDMSSITDGTSNTIMMAERAFGVSGDTRNIKGFFANNVSGLNASPIDCMTTASQGRYLTSQSVQTDRAVGVQWFDGYPAFTGVTTVLPPNSPSCARDNWGDSWGLFSASSYHPGGVMVLMADASVQFIPETIDTGNLTAAEATSGISPYGVWGALGSKAGGETVSLP, from the coding sequence ATGCGCACAAAAGATTTCCCGAGGAATCGGGGTGGCTTTACGTTGGTCGAACTATTGGTGGTGATCGCCATCATCGGTGTTTTGATCGCGCTTTTATTGCCGGCGGTTCAACAAGCTCGAGAAGCGGCACGGCGAATGGACTGCTCGAATCGCCTGAAACAGATGGGGCTCGCCATTCACAACCATCACGATACCTTCCTGCATTTTCCGGCCCTGCGAAACAACAACGGTGGAACGCGCAGCACGAACCCGAGAGGAAACGAAGGACGCAACAGCGGGTTGATGTTTATCCTGCCGTTTATCGAGCAGCCGGCCGTTTACGAAATTATGTCAAAGCCTGGCACCTTCAACAGCACCGACGTACTGGAGTTTGGTCCGATTCGCGAGCGAGCGTGGTATCCGCCCTATGTGGCGAAGTTCGATGCGTTTGTCTGTCCATCCAATCCTTCGACACCTGCCAATATTTGGGGGAACTCGTTTGGTGCTCGAAGTTACGCAGTGAGCCTGGGCGACTCGATTAACAACAACCATAACCTGGAAAACCCACGCGGTATTTTTGGTCGTGTCGATGCTGGTAAGAAGTCGCAAATCGATATGAGCTCGATCACCGATGGAACGAGCAATACGATCATGATGGCCGAGCGTGCGTTTGGTGTTTCTGGCGACACTCGCAACATCAAAGGCTTTTTCGCGAACAACGTAAGTGGCTTGAATGCATCGCCGATCGATTGCATGACGACTGCCAGCCAAGGGCGTTACCTTACTTCGCAATCGGTTCAAACCGATCGCGCTGTCGGGGTTCAGTGGTTTGATGGTTACCCAGCGTTTACTGGCGTGACGACCGTTCTTCCTCCGAACAGTCCTTCGTGTGCTCGCGACAACTGGGGAGACTCTTGGGGTTTGTTCAGCGCCAGCAGTTATCACCCGGGCGGCGTCATGGTACTGATGGCCGACGCTTCCGTGCAGTTCATTCCTGAAACCATTGATACCGGTAACTTGACCGCCGCCGAGGCGACAAGCGGAATCAGTCCTTACGGCGTGTGGGGAGCGTTGGGTAGCAAAGCTGGCGGCGAGACGGTTTCGCTTCCATAG